One Setaria viridis chromosome 7, Setaria_viridis_v4.0, whole genome shotgun sequence genomic region harbors:
- the LOC117865260 gene encoding uncharacterized protein, which yields MHPQHHWGLAGSHGHHEANCDSNAILSYRPDTLLANLAGGGASFLPSPPPPSGYMLPLPPLVPAGQLQVSSPASSGLAAATSPFRRAMSTGDLLIRDRDRDDREEEQRVAAAAAAPGRYSAEERRERIDKYRSKRNQRNFQKKITYACRKTLADSRPRVKGRFARNAGDGTEADLQPAAAAAAPPQSESESEWWPAAQHEAGMDLDEDMLAAYLGVSSISLYSPSASTTLPHHHYSYQP from the exons ATGCATCCGCAGCATCACTGGGGGCTAGCAGGCAGCCATGGTCATCATGAGGCCAACTGTGATTCCAATGCCATCCTCTCCTATCGACCAGACACCTTGCTTGCCAACCTTGCCGGCGGAGGTGCGTCGTTcctgccatcgccgccgccgccgtcgggctacatgctccctctccctccccttgtACCGGCCGGCCAGCTGCAGGTGTCGTCCCCGGCGTCGTCCGGCCTGGCCGCTGCAACGTCTCCGTTCCGCCGCGCCATGAGCACGGGGGACCTCCTCATCAGGGACAGGGACAGGGACGACAGGGAGGAAGAGCAacgggtggccgcggcggcggcggcgccggggaggtacagcgcggaggagcggcgggagCGCATCGACAAGTACCGGAGCAAGCGCAACCAGCGCAACTTCCAAAAGAAGATCACG TATGCTTGCCGGAAGACTCTTGCCGACAGCCGGCCCAGGGTGAAGGGCCGCTTCGCGCGCAACGCCGGCGATGGCACGGAGGCGGATCTCcaacccgccgccgcagcagcagcgccacctCAGTCAGAGTCAGAGTCGGAGTGGTGGCCGGCAGCGCAGCATGAGGCCGGCATGGACCTAGACGAGGACATGCTTGCCGCTTACCTTGGCGTCTCCTCCATCAGCCTCTACTCCCCCTCCGCCTCTACTACTCTGCCTCACCATCACTACAGCTACCAGCCCTAG
- the LOC117862364 gene encoding uncharacterized protein: MAPPLLFYDLSLLPSSSSSIGGGGDDSSNPSSSRLQLLAATARALELGYAAVALDRTHRGLLADSHRCRTELFPPLSSLPLPPSAALHRRRLASPASEPFRQYTRITLSLDSAAAAASALAPSAARLLRTYDLVAARPLTQAAFDHLCQAPLSAQHLDLISIDFSSHSKLPFRIKLPMLKLALQKGLHFEIAYSPLISTDINAKRNLLAEVKLLVDWTKGKNLIISSAAHTASQIRGPYDVINLSAYLLGLPINRAKAAISTNCRSLVLKALRKKHFYKETIRVDRLLPNEQLTSTEFKLVDWIAGISVSSEGGLNQLESSSNFDERPGSPICGVMEGLHEEPHDFDVSVFAKLSEQSGDHEQIPSQTQEETLQIDRTEVLLDCGQSILPASSYYQNAVLAKTGDSKVVPNPFMQAGPGSSAKHVEFVQDAMEVDTTESRRLNLIVGDSIPSTSGISAKLSCSALIHGVELSGTSLEDQGPCQSSEILANDKSYTKYHTDCAGGEREKTIVDHEIPSGSVVCPEDKDLDQSTAMQVDAETCRGTSELVEWPPSGIDDEAPLDLAFYSSHKLHSNVIIQREVMEGKIEQSMDENVERTAENETESIDKITRTSVSMEPAFHGQEISLTSYKRSTDASCESDELKEQNSEETNASLEKSVAKTHEILPKFSYPSGKVEMSTIRSEKRRRKLRPHHPAYLPFLGFLRSLHFKQKICKVRGLNG, from the exons atggcgccgccgctcctcttctACGATCTCAGCCTcctcccatcctcctcctcgtccattggcggtggcggcgatgacAGCTcaaacccctcctcctcccgcctccAACTCTTAGCCGCCACGGCCCGCGCTCTCGAGCTCGgctacgccgccgtcgctctCGACCGCACCCaccgcggcctcctcgccgACTCCCACCGCTGCCGTACCGAGCTTTTCCCGccactctcctctctcccgctcccgccctccgccgctctccatcgccgccgcctcgcctcccccgcctccgAGCCCTTCCGCCAGTACACCCGCATCACCCTCTCCCTCgactccgctgccgccgccgcttccgccctcgcgccctccgccgcccgcctcctccgcacCTACGACCTCGTCGCGGCCCGCCCCCTCACCCAGGCCGCGTTCGACCATCTCTGCCAGGCTCCCCTCTCTGCTCAGCATCTTGATCTCATCTCCATCGACTTCTCCTCCCACAGTAAGCTGCCCTTCCGCATCAAGCTCCCCATGCTAAAGCTTGCGCTGCAAAAGGGGCTGCATTTTGAGATTGCCTACTCCCCACTCATTTCTACTGACATCAATGCCAAGAGAAACCTCCTAGCTGAAGTCAAG CTCCTGGTGGACTGGACTAAAGGAAAGAATCTCATTATCTCAAGCGCTGCTCATACTGCTTCCCAGATCAGAGGGCCATATGATGTCATCAATCTATCTGCCTATTTGCTTGGCCTTCCCATCAACCGAGCAAAAGCTGCTATCTCCACAAACTGCAG GTCACTTGTTTTGAAGGCTCTGAGGAAGAAACATTTCTACAAAGAAACAATCAGAGTCGACAGACTTTTACCAAATGAACAGTTGACTTCAACAGAATTCAAGCTTGTTGATTGGATTGCTGGGATTTCTGTATCATCTGAAGGAGGGCTAAATCAGCTGGAATCTTCTTCCAACTTTGATGAACGTCCTGGTTCACCCATATGTGGTGTAATGGAAGGGTTACACGAAGAACCTCACGATTTTGATGTGTCTGTATTTGCTAAACTGTCAGAACAGTCTGGTGACCATGAACAAATCCCATCCCAAACCCAAGAAGAGACATTACAAATTGACAGAACTGAAGTTCTATTAGATTGTGGCCAGTCTATCCTGCCTGCATCTTCATATTATCAAAATGCTGTTCTTGCAAAGACCGGAGACAGTAAAGTTGTTCCGAATCCTTTCATGCAGGCTGGTCCAGGTTCTTCTGCTAAGCATGTTGAATTTGTGCAGGATGCGATGGAAGTAGATACAACAGAATCACGCAGGCTGAACCTCATTGTGGGTGACAGTATTCCTTCAACTTCTGGTATTAGTGCCAAGTTATCATGCTCTGCTCTTATCCATGGTGTAGAGCTTTCTGGCACTAGTCTTGAGGATCAGGGCCCATGCCAGTCTAGTGAAATCCTTGCTAATGATAAATCTTATACAAAATATCACACTGATTGCGCTGGTGGTGAGAGGGAAAAAACCATAGTGGATCATGAAATTCCTTCTGGTTCTGTTGTTTGCCCTGAGGACAAGGATTTGGACCAGTCTACTGCCATGCAAGTTGATGCTGAGACTTGCAGAGGTACTTCGGAACTAGTAGAGTGGCCCCCAAGTGGGATAGATGATGAGGCTCCATTGGATCTTGCATTTTACTCAAGTCATAAATTACACAGTAATGTTATAATTCAACGGGAAGTTATGGAGGGGAAAATAGAGCAAAGTATGGATGAAAACGTAGAACGAACTGCAGAAAATGAGACAGAGTCCATTGACAAAATAACAAGAACATCTGTTTCAATGGAACCTGCATTCCATGGTCAGGAGATCAGCTTAACAAGTTATAAAAGAAGCACTGATGCAAGTTGCGAAAGTGATGAGCTGAAAGAACAAAATTCTGAGGAAACAAATGCTTCTTTGGAGAAAAGTGTTGCTAAAACACATGAGATACTACCAAAATTTTCTTATCCAAGTGGTAAGGTTGAGATGTCCACAATCAGATCAG AAAAGCGAAGACGTAAACTAAGGCCACACCATCCAGCTTATCTTCCTTTCTTGGGCTTCCTTAGGTCTCTGCATTTCAAGCAGAAAATATGCAAGGTAAGAGGGTTGAATGGCTGA
- the LOC117864049 gene encoding glucuronokinase 1, whose protein sequence is MIFIYLLALNLRSTRSAREEEEMAAAEMVLERRAYARVGLLGNPSDVYGGRALSFAIADFSATVRLRPSAELLIQPHPHHDLVAFPSLPHLVNRLQSEGYYGGVRLLMAICKVFYNHCIQNNISLKAENFTLSYDTNIPRQAGLSGSSAIVCAALSCLLDFYDVRHLIKVELRPNLILDAEKELGIVAGLQDRVAQVYGGLVYMDFSKEHMDKLGHGIYRRLDANLLPPLYLIYAENPSDSGKVHSTVRQRWFDGDEFIISRMKEVAQLALDGHRALLQKDYTELARLMNRNFDLRREMFGDDVLGSVNIKMVEVARSVGASSKFTGSGGAVVALCPDGEAQVELLHRACQEAGFVVQQIIVAPSALSDEELTSLLTC, encoded by the exons ATGATATTTATTTATCTTCTCGCTCTGAATCTTCGATCTACCCGCTCAGcacgagaggaggaggagatggcggcggcggagatggtgTTGGAGCGGCGGGCGTACGCGCGGGTGGGGCTCCTGGGCAACCCCAGCGACGTATACGGCGGCAGGGCTCTGTCCTTCGCCATCGCCGACTTCTCCGCCACCGTCCGCCTCCGCCCTTCGGCCGAGCTGCTCATCCAGCCTCACCCGCACCACGACCTCGtcgccttcccctccctcccccacctc GTGAATCGTTTGCAAAGTGAAGGATATTATGGAGGTGTTCGGCTGCTGATGGCTATCTGTAAAGTTTTCTACAATCACTGTATTCAAAATAACATCAGTCTAAAAGCTGAAAATTTCACCTTATCCTACGATACTAATATTCCTCGGCAG GCTGGGCTATCTGGTTCAAGCGCGATTGTTTGTGCTGCTCTAAGCTGCCTTCTTGACTTCTATGATGTCAGGCATTTAATAAAAGTTGAATTGAGACCTAATCTGATTCTCGATGCTGAGAAAGAGCTTGGAATTGTTGCTGGACTTCAGGACCGAGTAGCACAGGTTTATGGGGGACTGGTTTATATG GATTTTAGCAAGGAGCATATGGACAAGCTGGGTCATGGCATATACAGGCGTTTGGATGCCAATCTGCTTCCTCCTCTATACCTCATCTATGCAGAGAACCCCAGTGACTCTGGCAAG GTCCACAGCACTGTTAGGCAAAGATGGTTTGATGGTGACGAGTTCATAATATCACGTATGAAGGAAGTAGCGCAGCTAGCGCTTGATGGCCACAGGGCTTTGCTGCAGAAGGATTATACTGAGCTTGCGAGGCTTATGAATAGGAACTTCGATCTACGAAG AGAAATGTTTGGAGATGATGTACTTGGTTCAGTGAACATAAAGATGGTGGAGGTGGCACGCTCCGTGGGCGCGTCATCCAAGTTCACAGGCAGCGGGGGCGCGGTGGTTGCGCTGTGCCCAGATGGGGAAGCGCAGGTGGAGCTTCTCCACAGGGCTTGCCAGGAGGCTGGCTTTGTGGTACAACAGATCATAGTTGCACCCTCGGCGCTGTCGGACGAGGAGCTGACAAGCTTGTTAACTTGCTAG